One genomic region from Streptomyces venezuelae encodes:
- a CDS encoding 2-hydroxyacid dehydrogenase, giving the protein MRFEDSAADVWLPVPADEIEGLPAPGDSGLNYRFWDGGPDFPADPARCAFYVVPYMKGSEIAVRPLAAMTSLRAVQTLSAGIDHVTPGIPALRPGVALCNAKGVHEASTAELTLALILASLRGIPGFVRGQDAEEWRAGFYPALADKSVLIVGYGSIGAAIEDRLAPFECARVARVARSARATERGPVHALAELPALLPEADVVVLSTPLTPATHHLADAGFLARMKDGALLVNVARGPVVDTAALLKEVESGRITAALDVTDPEPLPAGHPLWHAPGVLISPHVGGSTSAFMPRAKRLIAGQLRRFAAGEGLANVLLTTG; this is encoded by the coding sequence ATGAGATTCGAAGACAGCGCCGCCGACGTGTGGCTTCCGGTTCCCGCGGACGAGATCGAAGGACTCCCCGCACCGGGCGACTCCGGCCTGAACTACCGCTTCTGGGACGGCGGACCGGACTTCCCGGCCGATCCCGCTCGCTGCGCCTTCTACGTCGTCCCGTACATGAAGGGGTCGGAGATCGCCGTACGGCCGCTGGCGGCGATGACCTCCCTCCGGGCCGTGCAGACGCTCTCCGCGGGCATCGACCACGTCACGCCCGGCATTCCCGCCCTGCGTCCCGGGGTCGCCCTCTGCAACGCCAAGGGCGTGCACGAGGCCAGCACCGCCGAGCTCACGCTCGCGCTGATCCTGGCCTCGCTGCGCGGCATCCCCGGCTTCGTGCGCGGCCAGGACGCCGAGGAGTGGCGGGCCGGCTTCTATCCCGCGCTCGCCGACAAGTCCGTGCTGATCGTGGGGTACGGGTCGATCGGCGCCGCCATCGAGGACCGGCTCGCGCCGTTCGAGTGCGCGCGGGTGGCGCGCGTCGCGCGCTCCGCGCGCGCAACGGAGCGCGGTCCGGTCCACGCTCTCGCGGAGTTGCCCGCCCTGCTGCCGGAGGCCGACGTGGTCGTCCTGTCGACTCCGCTCACGCCCGCGACCCACCACCTCGCCGACGCCGGCTTCCTGGCCAGGATGAAGGACGGGGCGCTGCTCGTGAACGTCGCCCGCGGGCCCGTCGTGGACACGGCCGCGCTGCTCAAGGAGGTCGAGAGCGGGCGGATCACGGCGGCGCTCGACGTCACCGACCCGGAACCGCTGCCGGCCGGGCATCCTTTGTGGCACGCTCCCGGTGTCCTGATCAGTCCCCATGTGGGCGGTTCCACTTCGGCGTTCATGCCACGCGCGAAGCGGCTGATCGCGGGACAGCTGCGGCGGTTCGCGGCGGGGGAGGGGCTGGCCAACGTCCTCCTCACGACCGGTTGA
- a CDS encoding aldo/keto reductase has protein sequence MERRTIGATALDVGAIGLGCMPMNWAYSRSQQRGDRSLRTVHAALDAGMSLLDTADMYGPFTNELLLGRVLKERRAEAFVSTKCGLLVGDGGERRHVVANGRPGYVRRACDASLRRLQTDVIDLYQLHRADPEVPVEETWGAMAELVSAGKVRALGLCAVGARSARRGATGTARDGYEGTIRQLERIQQVFPVAAVEAELSVWSPEALVRLLPWCAARGVGFLAAMPLGNGFLTGTLTPGGGFESDDPRARHPRFTAEMMAANQSLVAGLRRVAARHGADVTPAQVALAWVLGRGRHVVPVPGAKRERWVVENARAAGLRLTAGDLAEIAALPAPRGSWD, from the coding sequence GTGGAGCGCAGGACTATCGGGGCGACGGCGCTCGACGTGGGTGCGATCGGCCTGGGGTGCATGCCGATGAACTGGGCGTACAGCCGTTCGCAGCAACGGGGGGACCGCTCACTGCGGACCGTGCACGCGGCACTTGACGCCGGCATGAGCCTCCTCGACACCGCCGACATGTACGGGCCGTTCACCAACGAGCTTTTGTTGGGGCGGGTGTTGAAGGAGAGACGGGCGGAGGCCTTCGTCTCGACGAAGTGCGGACTGCTCGTCGGCGACGGCGGCGAGCGCCGCCACGTGGTCGCCAACGGCAGGCCGGGGTACGTGCGTCGGGCCTGCGACGCCTCGCTGCGGCGGCTCCAGACCGATGTGATCGACCTCTACCAGCTGCACCGCGCCGACCCCGAGGTGCCGGTCGAGGAGACCTGGGGCGCGATGGCCGAGCTGGTGTCGGCGGGCAAGGTGCGGGCGCTCGGGCTGTGCGCGGTCGGCGCCCGGTCGGCCCGCAGGGGTGCGACCGGGACCGCCCGCGACGGCTATGAGGGAACGATCCGTCAACTGGAGCGGATCCAACAGGTCTTCCCCGTGGCGGCGGTCGAGGCCGAGCTGTCGGTGTGGTCGCCCGAGGCGCTCGTCCGCCTGCTGCCGTGGTGCGCGGCCCGCGGGGTGGGCTTCCTGGCGGCGATGCCGCTGGGGAACGGTTTCCTCACGGGGACGCTGACCCCGGGCGGCGGCTTCGAGTCGGACGATCCGCGCGCCCGGCACCCGCGCTTCACGGCCGAGATGATGGCGGCGAACCAGTCGCTCGTGGCGGGCCTGCGGCGGGTCGCCGCGCGGCACGGGGCCGATGTCACCCCGGCGCAGGTCGCGCTGGCGTGGGTGCTCGGCCGCGGGCGGCACGTCGTACCGGTGCCGGGAGCGAAGCGGGAGCGGTGGGTCGTGGAGAACGCTCGGGCGGCCGGGCTGCGGCTGACGGCGGGGGATCTCGCGGAGATCGCGGCGCTGCCGGCGCCCCGGGGGTCGTGGGACTGA
- a CDS encoding PQQ-dependent sugar dehydrogenase yields MSRPVVLKALWGAAALMLVAGCSSGDSSGGSGERPGTAPPASASASGSASASAPASGATSPGGRVSVAGTLTEGLESPWGLAELPGGDLLVSSRDERTITRVDGRSGAKTSLGEVPGVVPGGEGGLMGLAVHDGWVYAYLTAASDNRIVRMRYGGGDGDRLGAPEPVLTGIPKASVHNGGRIAFGPDGMLYAGTGETGVTGLAQDRASLGGKILRMTPEGRPAPGNPFPGSVVYTYGHRNVQGIAWDADGRLWAAEFGQNTWDELNLIEPGKNYGWPEAEGQAGREGFVDPVAQWPTSEASPSGIAYARGAIWMAGLRGERLWRIPLSGAERSGEPEAFLSGEYGRLRTVLAGGGGRLWLVSSETDTRGTPEPGDDRILRLEVR; encoded by the coding sequence ATGAGCCGTCCTGTTGTGCTGAAGGCCCTGTGGGGCGCCGCCGCGCTGATGCTCGTCGCGGGCTGCTCCTCGGGCGATTCCTCGGGTGGTTCCGGGGAGCGTCCGGGTACGGCTCCGCCCGCGTCGGCGTCGGCCTCGGGGTCGGCCTCCGCCTCGGCACCGGCTTCCGGGGCCACGTCCCCGGGTGGGCGCGTGTCGGTGGCGGGCACGCTCACCGAGGGCCTGGAGTCGCCCTGGGGCCTGGCCGAGCTGCCGGGCGGCGACCTGCTGGTCTCCTCGCGGGACGAGCGGACGATCACCCGGGTCGACGGGAGAAGCGGCGCGAAGACCTCGCTCGGCGAGGTGCCGGGGGTGGTGCCGGGCGGTGAGGGCGGGCTCATGGGACTCGCCGTCCACGACGGCTGGGTCTACGCGTACCTGACGGCCGCCTCGGACAACCGCATCGTGCGCATGCGGTACGGAGGCGGGGACGGCGACCGGCTCGGGGCGCCGGAGCCGGTGCTGACCGGCATCCCGAAGGCGTCCGTGCACAACGGCGGACGGATCGCCTTCGGGCCGGACGGGATGCTCTACGCGGGCACGGGCGAGACGGGCGTGACCGGTCTGGCCCAGGACCGGGCCTCGCTCGGCGGGAAGATCCTGCGGATGACGCCGGAGGGCAGACCGGCACCGGGCAACCCCTTCCCCGGCTCGGTCGTCTACACCTACGGGCACCGGAATGTGCAGGGAATCGCCTGGGACGCGGACGGGCGGCTGTGGGCGGCCGAGTTCGGGCAGAACACCTGGGACGAGCTGAATCTGATCGAGCCGGGGAAGAACTACGGCTGGCCCGAGGCCGAGGGGCAGGCGGGCCGGGAGGGGTTCGTGGATCCGGTGGCCCAGTGGCCGACCTCGGAGGCCTCCCCGAGCGGCATCGCCTATGCGCGGGGCGCGATCTGGATGGCCGGGCTCAGGGGCGAGCGACTGTGGCGGATTCCGCTCTCCGGCGCGGAACGGTCAGGGGAGCCCGAGGCGTTCCTGTCAGGTGAGTACGGACGCCTGCGCACGGTTCTCGCCGGGGGCGGCGGCCGGCTCTGGCTGGTGAGCAGCGAGACGGACACCCGGGGCACGCCCGAGCCCGGCGACGACAGGATCCTCCGGCTGGAGGTGAGGTGA
- a CDS encoding helix-turn-helix transcriptional regulator → MSDRTDGCAMLGAVETRSVSPVFVGRAGELTALTEALSRATAGEPQALLVGGEAGVGKTRLIEEFLDTACDRGAVVALGGCVELGADGLPFAPFATALRSLHRQLPDELTAAADGQEGELARLLPELGDPGSHEPSDEDATARLFELTVRLLERLAADRTVVLVLEDLHWADTSTRHLLTYLLRTLRRGRIVVVASYRADDIHRRHPLRPLLAELDRLRTIRRIELSRFTRTEVHRQLTGILAAEPAPGLVEEVFERSDGNAFFVEELVVSHEAGCALGQLSDSLRDLLLVRVEALTEDAQRVARIVAEGGSTVEYGLLAAVARLTEDELIEALRACVGANILLAVPDGDGYRFRHSLVREAVSDDLLPGERSRLNRRYAEALEADPSLVRPDERATRLATYWYHAHDPAQALPAVLRASVATRKRHAYAEQLRLLERAMELWDEAPAEIRRGLRPMDYAEAYPPCGCDPETTPLGYLDLLAEAAVAARLCGEHERAVKIGRMALRLLDGEDVHDPLRAAWFWSEKARLQSNLGRGDGSEEIARAQELVKGLPPSAVHAAVLVGAAGWGMLRNPGPDALAAAERAVEYARHVKAESIELNARLTLGTIMTAAGDVEAGLAEMHEVRERTTALGQFSEASRAHINISSSLEALGRSREAVEIADAGIHLTRSYGLVGSVGWIEANRAESLFSLGRWDEAQQAAERLQHSVTSIKPRGSASLRLAQLAVARGDLEAAGRHLADARAVYGTRDPIPQYTLPMAQVAIAVAAAEGRVQDVRAQLATAAEGGFPPGTHRYGWPLVLTAAAAEADSRGLPAAAEGRAEALALIRRCVRDLAAPAPVWAAHSLQVSQELARAEGSDSATRWAEVVAAYEPLDRPAHLARARHRHADALLVEGGRREEATALLREAHTTALRLGDRPLREDVELLAARARLSLAPEKQLPAPAEPGDDGFGLTPREQDVLRLVAAGRTNRQIAEELFISPKTASVHVSNILAKLGVAGRGEAAALAHRLHLLDTAL, encoded by the coding sequence ATGAGCGACCGTACGGATGGCTGTGCGATGCTCGGCGCCGTGGAGACCAGGTCAGTCAGCCCCGTCTTCGTCGGCCGCGCCGGCGAACTCACCGCCCTCACCGAGGCGCTCTCCCGCGCGACCGCGGGAGAGCCCCAGGCGCTGCTCGTCGGCGGTGAGGCGGGCGTCGGCAAGACCCGGCTCATCGAGGAGTTCCTCGACACGGCCTGCGACCGGGGCGCCGTCGTCGCCCTCGGCGGCTGCGTGGAACTCGGCGCCGACGGCCTGCCCTTCGCGCCCTTCGCCACCGCCCTGCGCTCGCTCCACCGTCAGCTGCCCGACGAACTGACCGCCGCCGCCGACGGCCAGGAGGGCGAACTCGCCCGGCTCCTCCCCGAACTGGGCGACCCCGGCAGCCACGAGCCCTCCGACGAGGACGCCACCGCCCGCCTCTTCGAACTCACCGTGCGGCTCCTGGAGCGGCTCGCCGCCGACCGCACCGTCGTGCTCGTCCTCGAAGACCTGCACTGGGCCGACACCTCCACCCGGCACCTGCTCACCTACCTCCTCCGCACCCTTCGCCGCGGCCGGATCGTGGTCGTCGCCAGCTACCGCGCCGACGACATCCACCGCCGCCACCCGCTGCGCCCCCTCCTCGCCGAGCTCGACCGGCTCCGCACCATCCGCCGCATCGAGCTCTCCCGCTTCACCCGCACCGAGGTGCACCGCCAGCTCACCGGCATCCTCGCCGCCGAACCCGCCCCCGGGCTCGTCGAGGAGGTCTTCGAACGCTCCGACGGCAACGCCTTCTTCGTCGAGGAGCTCGTCGTCTCCCACGAGGCCGGCTGCGCCCTCGGCCAGCTCAGCGACTCCCTGCGCGACCTCCTGCTCGTCCGGGTCGAGGCGCTCACCGAGGACGCCCAGCGGGTCGCCAGGATCGTCGCCGAGGGCGGCTCCACCGTCGAGTACGGACTGCTCGCCGCCGTCGCACGGCTCACCGAGGACGAACTCATCGAGGCGCTCCGGGCCTGCGTCGGCGCCAACATCCTGCTCGCCGTCCCCGACGGCGACGGCTACCGCTTCCGCCACTCCCTCGTCCGCGAGGCCGTGAGCGACGACCTGCTCCCCGGCGAACGCTCCCGCCTCAACCGGCGCTACGCCGAGGCCCTGGAGGCGGACCCCTCGCTCGTCCGGCCCGACGAGCGGGCCACCCGCCTCGCCACCTACTGGTACCACGCGCACGACCCGGCCCAGGCCCTCCCGGCCGTCCTCCGCGCCTCCGTCGCCACCCGAAAGCGCCACGCGTACGCCGAGCAGCTCCGGCTCCTGGAGCGGGCCATGGAGCTCTGGGACGAGGCCCCCGCCGAGATCCGCCGCGGGCTGCGGCCCATGGACTACGCCGAGGCCTACCCGCCCTGCGGCTGCGACCCCGAGACGACCCCGCTCGGCTACCTCGACCTCCTCGCCGAGGCGGCCGTCGCCGCCCGTCTCTGCGGCGAACACGAACGCGCAGTGAAGATCGGCCGGATGGCGCTCCGCCTCCTCGACGGCGAGGACGTGCACGACCCCCTGCGCGCCGCCTGGTTCTGGAGCGAGAAGGCCCGCCTCCAGTCCAACCTCGGCCGCGGCGACGGCTCGGAGGAGATCGCCCGCGCCCAGGAACTCGTCAAGGGCCTCCCGCCGTCCGCCGTCCACGCCGCCGTCCTCGTCGGCGCCGCCGGCTGGGGCATGCTCCGCAACCCCGGTCCCGATGCCCTCGCCGCCGCCGAACGCGCCGTCGAGTACGCCCGGCACGTCAAGGCCGAGTCGATCGAACTCAACGCCCGCCTCACCCTCGGCACCATCATGACCGCCGCCGGGGACGTCGAGGCCGGTCTCGCCGAGATGCACGAGGTCCGGGAACGGACCACGGCCCTCGGCCAGTTCAGCGAGGCCTCGCGCGCCCACATCAACATCTCCTCTTCCCTCGAAGCCCTCGGCCGCTCCCGCGAGGCCGTCGAGATCGCCGACGCCGGCATCCACCTCACCCGCTCCTACGGACTCGTCGGCAGCGTCGGCTGGATCGAGGCCAACCGCGCCGAGTCCCTCTTCTCTCTCGGCCGCTGGGACGAGGCGCAGCAGGCCGCCGAGCGGCTCCAGCACTCGGTGACCAGCATCAAGCCCCGCGGCTCGGCCTCCCTCCGGCTCGCCCAGCTCGCCGTCGCGCGAGGCGACCTCGAAGCGGCCGGCCGCCACCTCGCCGACGCCCGCGCCGTCTACGGCACCCGCGACCCGATCCCGCAGTACACGCTGCCCATGGCCCAGGTCGCGATCGCCGTGGCCGCCGCCGAGGGCCGCGTCCAGGACGTCCGGGCGCAGCTCGCGACCGCCGCCGAGGGCGGCTTCCCGCCCGGCACCCACCGCTACGGCTGGCCGCTCGTCCTCACCGCCGCCGCCGCGGAGGCCGACAGTCGGGGACTGCCCGCCGCCGCCGAGGGCCGCGCCGAGGCCCTCGCCCTGATCCGCCGCTGCGTCCGCGACCTCGCCGCTCCGGCCCCTGTCTGGGCCGCGCACTCCCTCCAGGTCTCCCAGGAGCTGGCCCGGGCCGAGGGCAGCGATTCCGCCACCCGCTGGGCCGAGGTCGTCGCCGCCTACGAGCCGCTGGACCGCCCCGCCCATCTCGCCCGCGCCCGCCACCGCCACGCCGACGCCCTGCTCGTCGAGGGCGGCCGCAGGGAGGAGGCCACGGCCCTGCTCCGCGAGGCCCACACCACCGCACTCCGTCTCGGGGACCGCCCGCTCCGCGAGGACGTGGAACTCCTCGCCGCCCGCGCCCGCCTCTCCCTGGCGCCCGAGAAGCAGCTCCCGGCGCCCGCGGAGCCCGGCGACGACGGCTTCGGCCTGACCCCGCGCGAGCAGGACGTCCTGCGCCTGGTCGCGGCAGGCCGCACCAACCGGCAGATCGCCGAGGAGCTCTTCATCTCACCGAAGACGGCGAGCGTCCACGTCTCCAACATCCTCGCCAAGCTCGGCGTCGCCGGCCGGGGCGAGGCCGCCGCCCTCGCCCACCGTCTCCACCTCCTCGACACGGCCCTCTGA
- a CDS encoding GNAT family N-acetyltransferase: MFAISLGDDGAELRPLEPWQAEEFLAHMDRGREFVGEHIALPDFVADLDSARSFLRSYAEKAANDAGRIYGIWTEGTLVGGVLFRTMDVTHGIAEAGCWLEPSAAGKGLITRACRVIIDWAVEERGIHRVEWHASSKNGPSVAVARRLGMTKEGVLRENYPHRGTRADTEVWAVLAPEWRAAKERPAS, translated from the coding sequence ATGTTCGCGATATCGCTGGGTGACGACGGCGCCGAACTGCGGCCCCTGGAGCCCTGGCAGGCGGAGGAGTTCCTCGCCCACATGGACCGGGGCCGGGAGTTCGTCGGAGAGCACATCGCGCTCCCGGACTTCGTCGCGGACCTCGACTCCGCCCGCTCCTTCCTCCGCTCGTACGCCGAGAAGGCCGCGAACGACGCCGGACGCATCTACGGCATCTGGACCGAGGGCACGCTCGTCGGCGGGGTCCTCTTCCGGACCATGGACGTGACGCACGGGATCGCCGAGGCCGGCTGCTGGCTGGAGCCCTCCGCCGCCGGGAAGGGCCTGATCACCCGGGCCTGCCGGGTCATCATCGACTGGGCGGTCGAGGAGCGCGGCATCCACCGCGTGGAGTGGCACGCCTCCTCGAAGAACGGGCCGAGCGTCGCCGTCGCCCGCCGCCTCGGCATGACCAAGGAGGGTGTGCTGCGCGAGAACTACCCGCACCGCGGCACCCGAGCCGACACCGAGGTCTGGGCCGTCCTCGCCCCCGAGTGGCGCGCGGCGAAGGAGCGGCCGGCGTCTTAA
- a CDS encoding MMPL family transporter: MAAIARWCIRHRLVVVLLWLLALGGVGTGAVLAGSAYSNDYEVPGTESGRATALLDRGFQGLGGDSGTIVWHTEQGSVRADAVEQRTTAMLDKAAELPGVAAVTSPYGDAAGQISEDGHTAYATVTFDAQADDIPEAQAQALVDTAKAVASDDLQVELGGTAVALTEAPGGHIAEVVGVAVAAVVLFLAFGSLAASVLPIATALVSVGIAYSGIVLLGHLMTVADFAPMLGMLVGLGVGIDYALFIVTRHRKGLKRGLPVPEAAEIAVATTGRAVVFAGATVCIALLGMLILRLSFLNGVAIAASLTVVLTVAASVTLLPALLSLIGMRALSRRERRALAEHGPQLELPTGFAARWSAFVERHPKLLGAVAAVVMGVLALPTLSLHLGTSDQGNGPATATTRQAYDLIAEGFGPGVNGPLTLVAGLDGADDRVALDQLPAALSATKGVASVSPVTYNSSGDTAVLTVVPDSSPQSKATSELVDRLRTDVLPKAEAGTSLDVHVGGVTASYDDFAEIIVGKLPLFIGVVIALGCLLLLLAFRSIGIPLKAAAMNVAAVAAAFGIVVAIFQWGWGSELLGLGSAGPIEPFLPVIMVSVLFGLSMDYQVFLVSRMYEEWLETGDNRRAVRVGLAETSRVINSAAVIMIAVFLAFVLSGDRVIAMFGIALASAVALDAFVLRTLLVPALMHMLGGANWWLPKRLDRILPRISIEPPESRAAADARAKIPGQRVTAVEKENDDVRDIAG, encoded by the coding sequence TTGGCAGCCATCGCCCGATGGTGCATCCGGCACCGTCTCGTCGTCGTCCTCCTCTGGCTTCTCGCGCTCGGCGGGGTCGGCACCGGCGCGGTTCTCGCCGGCAGCGCGTACTCCAACGACTACGAGGTCCCCGGCACCGAGTCGGGCCGGGCCACCGCCCTCCTCGACCGCGGCTTCCAGGGCCTCGGCGGCGACAGCGGCACCATCGTCTGGCACACCGAGCAGGGCAGCGTCCGCGCCGACGCCGTCGAGCAGCGGACGACCGCGATGCTCGACAAGGCCGCCGAGCTCCCCGGGGTCGCCGCCGTCACCTCCCCGTACGGGGACGCGGCCGGCCAGATCAGCGAGGACGGGCACACCGCCTACGCCACCGTCACCTTCGACGCGCAGGCCGACGACATCCCCGAGGCCCAGGCCCAGGCCCTCGTCGACACCGCGAAGGCCGTCGCCTCCGACGACCTCCAGGTCGAGCTCGGCGGCACCGCCGTCGCCCTCACCGAGGCCCCCGGCGGCCACATCGCCGAGGTCGTCGGCGTCGCCGTCGCGGCCGTCGTCCTCTTCCTCGCCTTCGGCTCGCTCGCCGCCTCCGTGCTCCCCATCGCGACCGCGCTGGTCAGCGTCGGCATCGCGTACTCCGGGATCGTCCTCCTCGGCCACCTGATGACCGTCGCCGACTTCGCACCCATGCTGGGCATGCTCGTCGGCCTCGGGGTCGGCATCGACTACGCGCTCTTCATCGTCACCCGGCACCGGAAGGGCCTGAAACGCGGGCTCCCCGTGCCCGAGGCCGCCGAGATCGCCGTCGCCACCACCGGCCGCGCCGTCGTCTTCGCCGGAGCCACCGTCTGCATCGCGCTGCTCGGCATGCTGATCCTGCGGCTCAGCTTCCTCAACGGCGTCGCCATCGCCGCCTCCCTCACCGTCGTCCTCACGGTCGCCGCCTCCGTCACCCTGCTGCCCGCGCTGCTCTCGCTCATCGGCATGCGCGCCCTCTCCCGGCGCGAACGGCGGGCCCTCGCCGAGCACGGGCCGCAGCTCGAGCTCCCCACCGGCTTCGCCGCCCGCTGGTCCGCCTTCGTCGAGCGCCACCCCAAGCTCCTCGGGGCCGTCGCCGCCGTCGTCATGGGCGTCCTCGCGCTGCCCACGCTCTCGCTCCACCTCGGCACCTCCGACCAGGGCAACGGCCCGGCCACCGCGACCACCCGGCAGGCGTACGACCTGATCGCCGAGGGCTTCGGGCCCGGCGTCAACGGCCCCCTCACCCTCGTCGCCGGGCTCGACGGCGCCGACGACCGGGTCGCCCTCGACCAGCTGCCGGCCGCCCTGTCCGCCACCAAGGGCGTCGCGTCCGTCTCCCCGGTCACGTACAACAGCTCCGGCGACACCGCCGTCCTCACCGTCGTCCCCGACTCCTCGCCCCAGTCCAAGGCGACCAGCGAGCTCGTCGACCGGCTCCGCACGGACGTCCTCCCGAAGGCCGAGGCCGGCACCTCCCTGGACGTGCACGTCGGCGGCGTCACCGCCTCCTACGACGACTTCGCCGAGATCATCGTCGGCAAGCTGCCGCTCTTCATCGGCGTCGTCATCGCCCTCGGCTGCCTGCTGCTCCTGCTTGCCTTCCGCTCGATCGGCATCCCGCTCAAGGCCGCCGCCATGAACGTCGCCGCCGTCGCCGCGGCCTTCGGCATCGTCGTGGCGATCTTCCAGTGGGGCTGGGGGAGCGAGCTCCTCGGCCTCGGCAGCGCGGGACCGATCGAACCCTTCCTTCCCGTGATCATGGTCTCCGTCCTCTTCGGGCTCTCCATGGACTACCAGGTCTTCCTGGTCAGCCGGATGTACGAGGAGTGGCTGGAGACCGGTGACAACCGGCGGGCGGTCCGGGTCGGCCTCGCCGAGACCAGCCGGGTGATCAACTCCGCGGCCGTCATCATGATCGCGGTCTTCCTCGCCTTCGTCCTCTCCGGCGACCGGGTCATCGCGATGTTCGGCATCGCGCTCGCCTCGGCCGTCGCCCTCGACGCCTTCGTCCTGCGCACCCTCCTCGTCCCCGCCCTCATGCACATGCTCGGCGGCGCGAACTGGTGGCTGCCGAAGCGGCTCGACCGGATCCTGCCCAGGATCAGCATCGAGCCGCCCGAGAGCCGCGCCGCCGCGGACGCCCGTGCGAAGATCCCAGGGCAACGTGTGACGGCGGTCGAGAAGGAGAACGACGATGTTCGCGATATCGCTGGGTGA